The Benincasa hispida cultivar B227 chromosome 11, ASM972705v1, whole genome shotgun sequence genome has a segment encoding these proteins:
- the LOC120091201 gene encoding DNA-directed RNA polymerase IV subunit 1 isoform X1, whose amino-acid sequence MSFAGDFQPEQKVMIHMEDEQDGELPIPSGLLTGINFSVATQQDTENIAVLTVDAASEVSDPKLGLPNPSYQCTTCGASSLKSCEGHFGVIKFPYTIIHPYFLSEVAQVLNKVCPGCKSIRQELWGKVEDPTSDYHRPKGCRYCFGSLKDWYPPMRFKLSTTDMFRKSMIMVEVKENMSKKYQKKVAKGGLPSDYWNFIPKDEQQEESYCRPNRKILTHAQVHYLLKDIDPKFLKKFVPATDSLFLNSFPVTPNSHRVTELTHSFSNGQRLIFDERTRAYKKVVDFRGTANELGSRILDCLKISKLSPEKLQSKDLVYQQKKIKDTATSSYGLRWIKDVVLGKRSDHCFRMVVVGDPNIELSEIGIPCHVAERLQISEHLSSWNMKKLSTSCYLNLVVKGEIFVRREGRLVRVRNVLELNMGDTIYRPLADGDVVLVNRPPSIHQHSLIALYVKLLPVSSVLSLNPLCCSPFRGDFDGDCLHGYVPQSLEARVEVRELVSLDRQLINGQSGRNLLSLSHDSLTAAHLIMEDGVSLNAFQMQQLQMLALHQLLPPAIVKAPLFRNCAWTGKQLFSILLPPDFDYSSPSHNVFIKNGELISSEGSYWLRDSGRNLFQALIEHCEGKTLDYLHDAQGVLCEWLSMRGLSVSLSDLYLSVDSHSHKNMMDDIFCGLQEAEETCNLKQLMVDSHKDILTGNDEDNQHMLSIEMERLIYEKQKSVALNQASVDAFKKVFRDIQNLVYKYSGKDNSLLTMFKAGSKGNLLKLVQHSMCLGLQHSLVFLSFSLPHKLSCSAWNSQKMPRYIQKDGLPDRTQSFIPYAVVENSFLSGLNPFECFAHSVTNRDSSFSDNAEVPGTLTRKLTFLMRDIYTAYDGTVRNAYGNQLVQFSYDIDRPTSVSNELDSENNNKDRDIGGHPVGSLAACAMSEAAYSALDQPISLLEASPLLNLKRVLECGSKRNSTKQTFSLFLSEKLSKRSYGFEYGALGVKNHLERVMFKDIVSTVMIIFSPQPSRKKHFSPWVCHFHVCKEILKKRRLKMNSVIHSLNIRCDSVRQEGRMNLPSLQIISQDCPLADSVREDGDTVCLTVTIAENTKNSFLQLDFIQDLLIHFLLGTVIRGFAEIDRVDIAWNDRPKVPKPRCNHGELYLRVTMSGEGNSRFWATLVNNCLPVMDLIDWSRSHPDNTHSLCLAYGIDSGWKYFLNSLVSATLDIGKTIRLEHLLLIANSLSATGEFVGLNVKGLSHQREHALVKTPFMQACFSSPGACFVKAAKAGSKDNLSGSLDALAWGRIPSLGTGGQFDILYSGRGHELNKPVDVYNLLGGQSTCEKQNAKIGSLDKNNISEKYSAQLVLKNGGSTIKGLKKLDNVSKSILREFLTLNDIQKLSFALRTILHKYSLNERLNEVDKSTLMMALYFHPHRDEKIGVGAQDIKVGSHSKYQNTRCFVLIRSDGTTEDFSYHKCVLGALEIIAPHRVKGYQSKWMQEKFE is encoded by the exons GAGAATATAGCAGTACTAACAGTTGATGCAGCCAGCGAGGTATCTGATCCTAAGTTGGGACTTCCGAATCCATCTTATCAGTGCACCACATGTGGTGCTAGCTCCCTAAAATCTTGTGAAG GACATTTTGGGGTCATTAAATTCCCATATACTATAATCCATCCTTATTTTCTCTCGGAAGTTGCACAAGTGTTGAATAAAGTTTGTCCAGGGTGTAAATCTATCAGGCAGGAACTATGGGGCAAG GTTGAGGATCCAACATCTGATTATCATCGACCTAAAGGTTGCAGATATTGTTTT GGAAGTCTAAAGGATTGGTATCCGCCTATGAGGTTTAAGCTTTCTACTACTGATATGTTCAGAAAAAGTATGATTATGGTGGAAGTGAAAGAGAATATGTCGAAGAAATATCAAAAAAAGGTGGCTAAAGGAGGATTGCCTTCAGATTATTGGAATTTTATCCCTAAAGATGAACAACAGGAAGAGAGTTATTGTAGACCAAACAGGAAAATCCTAACACATGCTCAG GTTCATTACTTGTTGAAAGATATTGACccaaagtttcttaaaaagtttGTGCCTGCAACAGATTCACTGTTTCTGAACTCTTTCCCTGTTACTCCAAACAGTCATCGTGTGACTGAATTGACACATTCATTTTCAAATGGACAGCGTCTGATCTTT GATGAAAGGACCAGGGCTTACAAGAAGGTGGTTGATTTTAGAGGGACAGCTAATGAGTTAGGTTCTCGCATTCTCGATTGTCTCAAAATTTCGAAG CTTAGCCCAGAGAAGTTACAAAGTAAAGATTTGGTTTACcagcaaaagaaaataaaggatACTGCTACTAGCTCGTATGGTTTAAGATGGATCAAAGATGTTGTTCTTGGAAAGCGGAGTGACCATTGTTTCCGCATGGTTGTTGTTGGTGATCCAAACATTGAGTTAAGTGAAATTGGCATACCTTGTCATGTTGCAGAGAGGTTGCAAATATCTGAACATCTGAGTTCCTGGAATATGAAGAAATTAAGTACTTCTTGTTACCTTAATCTTGTTGTAAAGGGAGAGATTTTTGTTCGTCGTGAAGGTCGTCTAGTTCGTGTACGTAATGTTCTTGAACTTAATATGGGGGACACTATATATAGGCCCCTAGCTGACGGGGATGTCGTGCTGGTTAATCGACCACCATCCATACATCAACATTCACTTATTGCTTTATATGTCAAGCTTCTTCCGGTCTCCTCAGTTCTTTCCTTAAACCCACTTTGTTGTTCTCCTTTCCGTGGAGATTTTGATGGTGACTGCCTTCATGGTTATGTTCCTCAATCACTCGAAGCCCGAGTGGAGGTTAGAGAGTTGGTTTCTCTAGATAGACAGCTAATTAATGGCCAAAGTGGTAGAAATCTGCTGTCACTTAGTCATGATAGTTTAACTGCTGCTCATTTAATTATGGAAGATGGAGTTTCGTTAAATGCTTTCCAGATGCAGCAGTTGCAAATGCTCGCTTTACATCAGTTGTTGCCCCCAGCAATTGTAAAAGCTCCTTTGTTTAGAAATTGTGCTTGGACTGGTAAACAGTTATTCAGCATCCTCCTACCTCCTGATTTTGATTATTCTTCTCCTTCTCAcaatgtttttattaaaaatggagAATTAATATCTTCGGAAGGATCTTACTGGCTTCGAGATAGTGGCAGAAACCTCTTCCAAGCACTAATAGAACACTGTGAGGGGAAGACCCTTGACTACTTGCACGATGCTCAAGGGGTTCTTTGTGAATGGTTATCAATGAGGGGGTTGAGCGTTTCATTGTCGGACTTGTACCTCTCTGTGGATTCACACTCTCACAAAAACATGATGGATGATATCTTTTGTGGGTTACAGGAAGCTGAGGAAACATGTAATTTAAAGCAGCTGATGGTGGATTCACATAAAGATATCCTTACTGGAAACGATGAAGATAATCAACACATGTTATCTATTGAAATGGAGCGTTTAATTTATGAGAAGCAGAAATCTGTTGCTCTAAATCAAGCTTCCGTTGATGCTTTCAAGAAAGTTTTCCGGGATATACAAAATCTAGTTTACAAGTATTCTGGTAAAGACAATTCTCTTCTTACTATGTTCAAGGCTGGAAGCAAGGGTAATTTGCTGAAATTAGTTCAGCATAGCATGTGTCTTGGCTTGCAACACTCTTTGGTTTTTCTATCCTTCAGCCTTCCACATAAGCTCTCATGTTCTGCATGGAACAGTCAGAAGATGCCTCGTTATATTCAGAAGGATGGTCTTCCTGACCGTACACAGTCTTTCATACCATATGCTGTGGTTGAAAATTCCTTTCTCTCAGGGCTTAATCCGTTCGAGTGTTTTGCTCATTCAGTGACAAATCGAGATAGCTCTTTCAGTGACAATGCTGAAGTTCCTGGGACTTTGACACGAAAACTTACGTTTTTAATGCGGGATATTTATACTGCATATGATGGAACAGTGAGGAATGCATATGGAAATCAGCTGGTTCAGTTTTCTTATGACATTGATAGACCTACTAGCGTCTCTAATGAATTGGATAGtgagaataataataaagatcGTGATATAGGTGGTCATCCTGTTGGGTCATTGGCTGCTTGTGCTATGTCAGAAGCTGCATATAGTGCTTTGGACCAACCAATTAGTCTACTTGAAGCTTCCCCGTTGCTAAATCTAAAG AGAGTGCTGGAGTGTGGTTCAAAGAGGAATAGTACGAAACAAACCTTTTCATTGTTCTTATCAGAGAAACTTTCAAAACGAAGTTATGGATTTGAGTATGGAGCGTTAGGAGTTAAGAACCATTTAGAAAGAGTAATGTTTAAAGATATTGTGTCTACTGTCATGATAAT TTTCTCGCCACAGCCCTCGCGGAAAAAGCATTTTAGTCCTTGGGTTTGCCACTTTCATGTGTGCAAG gaaattttgaagaaaagaagattgaagatgAATTCTGTCATCCATTCCCTTAATATACGGTGTGACTCTGTGAGACAAGAAGGAAGAATGAATTTGCCCTCTTTGCAAATAATATCCCA GGATTGTCCTCTAGCTGATTCAGTGAGGGAAGATGGTGATACGGTGTGCTTAACTGTTACAATAGCCGAAAACACAAAGAACTCTTTCCTGCAATTAGATTTCATTCAAGATTTGCTGATTCATTTCCTTCTTGGTACAGTTATAAGAG GCTTTGCTGAGATTGACAGGGTAGACATTGCATGGAATGACCGGCCAAAGGTACCAAAACCTCGTTGTAATCATGGTGAGCTCTACTTGCGGGTGACCATGTCTGGAGAAGGAAATTCAAGATTTTGGGCAACTCTTGTGAATAATTGCCTCCCTGTAATGGATTTGATTGATTGGTCTCGTAGTCATCCGGATAATACACATAGTCTCTGTTTGGCATATGGAATAGATTCTGGATGGAAGTACTTTCTCAAC aGTTTGGTGTCTGCAACGTTGGATATTGGTAAAACAATACGTCTTGAGCATTTGCTGCTTATTGCAAATTCTCTTTCGGCTACAGGAGAGTTTGTTGGCTTAAATGTGAAAGGACTGTCACATCAAAGGGAACATGCTTTGGTCAAAACACCCTTTATGCAAGCTTGCTTCTCA AGTCCTGGTGCCTGTTTTGTTAAAGCTGCCAAGGCTGGAAGTAAGGACAACCTGTCAGGAAGTTTAGATGCCTTGGCATGGGGGAGAATTCCTTCGTTGGGAACGGGGGGACAGTTCGATATCCTATATTCTGGGAGG GGGCATGAGCTTAATAAGCCTGTCGATGTTTATAATCTACTGGGCGGCCAAAGCACTTGTGAGAAGCAGAATGCAAAGATTGGATCTCTAGATAAGAACAATATATCTGAAAAATATAGTGCTCAGTTAGTGCTTAAAAATGGCGGTTCTACCATTAAAGGACTTAAAAAGCTGGATAATGTATCTAAATCAATTTTAAGGGAATTTTTGACACTGAACGATATTCAGAAGCTGTCATTTGCATTGAGAACCATTTTACACAA GTATTCTTTAAATGAAAGATTAAATGAAGTGGACAAATCAACTTTGATGATGGCTTTGTACTTTCATCCTCATAGGGATGAAAAGATTGGTGTTGGCGCACAAGACATAAAG GTTGGTAGCCACTCGAAGTATCAAAATACACGTTGCTTCGTATTGATACGATCAGATGGAACAACAGAAGATTTTTCTTACCACAAGTGTGTTTTAGGTGCTTTGGAGATCATTGCTCCTCATAGAGTAAAGGGTTATCAGTCGAAATGGATGCAAGAAAAGTTTGAGTGA
- the LOC120091201 gene encoding DNA-directed RNA polymerase IV subunit 1 isoform X3, with protein sequence MTLEIHSRRRIFRENIAVLTVDAASEVSDPKLGLPNPSYQCTTCGASSLKSCEGHFGVIKFPYTIIHPYFLSEVAQVLNKVCPGCKSIRQELWGKVEDPTSDYHRPKGCRYCFGSLKDWYPPMRFKLSTTDMFRKSMIMVEVKENMSKKYQKKVAKGGLPSDYWNFIPKDEQQEESYCRPNRKILTHAQVHYLLKDIDPKFLKKFVPATDSLFLNSFPVTPNSHRVTELTHSFSNGQRLIFDERTRAYKKVVDFRGTANELGSRILDCLKISKLSPEKLQSKDLVYQQKKIKDTATSSYGLRWIKDVVLGKRSDHCFRMVVVGDPNIELSEIGIPCHVAERLQISEHLSSWNMKKLSTSCYLNLVVKGEIFVRREGRLVRVRNVLELNMGDTIYRPLADGDVVLVNRPPSIHQHSLIALYVKLLPVSSVLSLNPLCCSPFRGDFDGDCLHGYVPQSLEARVEVRELVSLDRQLINGQSGRNLLSLSHDSLTAAHLIMEDGVSLNAFQMQQLQMLALHQLLPPAIVKAPLFRNCAWTGKQLFSILLPPDFDYSSPSHNVFIKNGELISSEGSYWLRDSGRNLFQALIEHCEGKTLDYLHDAQGVLCEWLSMRGLSVSLSDLYLSVDSHSHKNMMDDIFCGLQEAEETCNLKQLMVDSHKDILTGNDEDNQHMLSIEMERLIYEKQKSVALNQASVDAFKKVFRDIQNLVYKYSGKDNSLLTMFKAGSKGNLLKLVQHSMCLGLQHSLVFLSFSLPHKLSCSAWNSQKMPRYIQKDGLPDRTQSFIPYAVVENSFLSGLNPFECFAHSVTNRDSSFSDNAEVPGTLTRKLTFLMRDIYTAYDGTVRNAYGNQLVQFSYDIDRPTSVSNELDSENNNKDRDIGGHPVGSLAACAMSEAAYSALDQPISLLEASPLLNLKRVLECGSKRNSTKQTFSLFLSEKLSKRSYGFEYGALGVKNHLERVMFKDIVSTVMIIFSPQPSRKKHFSPWVCHFHVCKEILKKRRLKMNSVIHSLNIRCDSVRQEGRMNLPSLQIISQDCPLADSVREDGDTVCLTVTIAENTKNSFLQLDFIQDLLIHFLLGTVIRGFAEIDRVDIAWNDRPKVPKPRCNHGELYLRVTMSGEGNSRFWATLVNNCLPVMDLIDWSRSHPDNTHSLCLAYGIDSGWKYFLNSLVSATLDIGKTIRLEHLLLIANSLSATGEFVGLNVKGLSHQREHALVKTPFMQACFSSPGACFVKAAKAGSKDNLSGSLDALAWGRIPSLGTGGQFDILYSGRGHELNKPVDVYNLLGGQSTCEKQNAKIGSLDKNNISEKYSAQLVLKNGGSTIKGLKKLDNVSKSILREFLTLNDIQKLSFALRTILHKYSLNERLNEVDKSTLMMALYFHPHRDEKIGVGAQDIKVGSHSKYQNTRCFVLIRSDGTTEDFSYHKCVLGALEIIAPHRVKGYQSKWMQEKFE encoded by the exons GAGAATATAGCAGTACTAACAGTTGATGCAGCCAGCGAGGTATCTGATCCTAAGTTGGGACTTCCGAATCCATCTTATCAGTGCACCACATGTGGTGCTAGCTCCCTAAAATCTTGTGAAG GACATTTTGGGGTCATTAAATTCCCATATACTATAATCCATCCTTATTTTCTCTCGGAAGTTGCACAAGTGTTGAATAAAGTTTGTCCAGGGTGTAAATCTATCAGGCAGGAACTATGGGGCAAG GTTGAGGATCCAACATCTGATTATCATCGACCTAAAGGTTGCAGATATTGTTTT GGAAGTCTAAAGGATTGGTATCCGCCTATGAGGTTTAAGCTTTCTACTACTGATATGTTCAGAAAAAGTATGATTATGGTGGAAGTGAAAGAGAATATGTCGAAGAAATATCAAAAAAAGGTGGCTAAAGGAGGATTGCCTTCAGATTATTGGAATTTTATCCCTAAAGATGAACAACAGGAAGAGAGTTATTGTAGACCAAACAGGAAAATCCTAACACATGCTCAG GTTCATTACTTGTTGAAAGATATTGACccaaagtttcttaaaaagtttGTGCCTGCAACAGATTCACTGTTTCTGAACTCTTTCCCTGTTACTCCAAACAGTCATCGTGTGACTGAATTGACACATTCATTTTCAAATGGACAGCGTCTGATCTTT GATGAAAGGACCAGGGCTTACAAGAAGGTGGTTGATTTTAGAGGGACAGCTAATGAGTTAGGTTCTCGCATTCTCGATTGTCTCAAAATTTCGAAG CTTAGCCCAGAGAAGTTACAAAGTAAAGATTTGGTTTACcagcaaaagaaaataaaggatACTGCTACTAGCTCGTATGGTTTAAGATGGATCAAAGATGTTGTTCTTGGAAAGCGGAGTGACCATTGTTTCCGCATGGTTGTTGTTGGTGATCCAAACATTGAGTTAAGTGAAATTGGCATACCTTGTCATGTTGCAGAGAGGTTGCAAATATCTGAACATCTGAGTTCCTGGAATATGAAGAAATTAAGTACTTCTTGTTACCTTAATCTTGTTGTAAAGGGAGAGATTTTTGTTCGTCGTGAAGGTCGTCTAGTTCGTGTACGTAATGTTCTTGAACTTAATATGGGGGACACTATATATAGGCCCCTAGCTGACGGGGATGTCGTGCTGGTTAATCGACCACCATCCATACATCAACATTCACTTATTGCTTTATATGTCAAGCTTCTTCCGGTCTCCTCAGTTCTTTCCTTAAACCCACTTTGTTGTTCTCCTTTCCGTGGAGATTTTGATGGTGACTGCCTTCATGGTTATGTTCCTCAATCACTCGAAGCCCGAGTGGAGGTTAGAGAGTTGGTTTCTCTAGATAGACAGCTAATTAATGGCCAAAGTGGTAGAAATCTGCTGTCACTTAGTCATGATAGTTTAACTGCTGCTCATTTAATTATGGAAGATGGAGTTTCGTTAAATGCTTTCCAGATGCAGCAGTTGCAAATGCTCGCTTTACATCAGTTGTTGCCCCCAGCAATTGTAAAAGCTCCTTTGTTTAGAAATTGTGCTTGGACTGGTAAACAGTTATTCAGCATCCTCCTACCTCCTGATTTTGATTATTCTTCTCCTTCTCAcaatgtttttattaaaaatggagAATTAATATCTTCGGAAGGATCTTACTGGCTTCGAGATAGTGGCAGAAACCTCTTCCAAGCACTAATAGAACACTGTGAGGGGAAGACCCTTGACTACTTGCACGATGCTCAAGGGGTTCTTTGTGAATGGTTATCAATGAGGGGGTTGAGCGTTTCATTGTCGGACTTGTACCTCTCTGTGGATTCACACTCTCACAAAAACATGATGGATGATATCTTTTGTGGGTTACAGGAAGCTGAGGAAACATGTAATTTAAAGCAGCTGATGGTGGATTCACATAAAGATATCCTTACTGGAAACGATGAAGATAATCAACACATGTTATCTATTGAAATGGAGCGTTTAATTTATGAGAAGCAGAAATCTGTTGCTCTAAATCAAGCTTCCGTTGATGCTTTCAAGAAAGTTTTCCGGGATATACAAAATCTAGTTTACAAGTATTCTGGTAAAGACAATTCTCTTCTTACTATGTTCAAGGCTGGAAGCAAGGGTAATTTGCTGAAATTAGTTCAGCATAGCATGTGTCTTGGCTTGCAACACTCTTTGGTTTTTCTATCCTTCAGCCTTCCACATAAGCTCTCATGTTCTGCATGGAACAGTCAGAAGATGCCTCGTTATATTCAGAAGGATGGTCTTCCTGACCGTACACAGTCTTTCATACCATATGCTGTGGTTGAAAATTCCTTTCTCTCAGGGCTTAATCCGTTCGAGTGTTTTGCTCATTCAGTGACAAATCGAGATAGCTCTTTCAGTGACAATGCTGAAGTTCCTGGGACTTTGACACGAAAACTTACGTTTTTAATGCGGGATATTTATACTGCATATGATGGAACAGTGAGGAATGCATATGGAAATCAGCTGGTTCAGTTTTCTTATGACATTGATAGACCTACTAGCGTCTCTAATGAATTGGATAGtgagaataataataaagatcGTGATATAGGTGGTCATCCTGTTGGGTCATTGGCTGCTTGTGCTATGTCAGAAGCTGCATATAGTGCTTTGGACCAACCAATTAGTCTACTTGAAGCTTCCCCGTTGCTAAATCTAAAG AGAGTGCTGGAGTGTGGTTCAAAGAGGAATAGTACGAAACAAACCTTTTCATTGTTCTTATCAGAGAAACTTTCAAAACGAAGTTATGGATTTGAGTATGGAGCGTTAGGAGTTAAGAACCATTTAGAAAGAGTAATGTTTAAAGATATTGTGTCTACTGTCATGATAAT TTTCTCGCCACAGCCCTCGCGGAAAAAGCATTTTAGTCCTTGGGTTTGCCACTTTCATGTGTGCAAG gaaattttgaagaaaagaagattgaagatgAATTCTGTCATCCATTCCCTTAATATACGGTGTGACTCTGTGAGACAAGAAGGAAGAATGAATTTGCCCTCTTTGCAAATAATATCCCA GGATTGTCCTCTAGCTGATTCAGTGAGGGAAGATGGTGATACGGTGTGCTTAACTGTTACAATAGCCGAAAACACAAAGAACTCTTTCCTGCAATTAGATTTCATTCAAGATTTGCTGATTCATTTCCTTCTTGGTACAGTTATAAGAG GCTTTGCTGAGATTGACAGGGTAGACATTGCATGGAATGACCGGCCAAAGGTACCAAAACCTCGTTGTAATCATGGTGAGCTCTACTTGCGGGTGACCATGTCTGGAGAAGGAAATTCAAGATTTTGGGCAACTCTTGTGAATAATTGCCTCCCTGTAATGGATTTGATTGATTGGTCTCGTAGTCATCCGGATAATACACATAGTCTCTGTTTGGCATATGGAATAGATTCTGGATGGAAGTACTTTCTCAAC aGTTTGGTGTCTGCAACGTTGGATATTGGTAAAACAATACGTCTTGAGCATTTGCTGCTTATTGCAAATTCTCTTTCGGCTACAGGAGAGTTTGTTGGCTTAAATGTGAAAGGACTGTCACATCAAAGGGAACATGCTTTGGTCAAAACACCCTTTATGCAAGCTTGCTTCTCA AGTCCTGGTGCCTGTTTTGTTAAAGCTGCCAAGGCTGGAAGTAAGGACAACCTGTCAGGAAGTTTAGATGCCTTGGCATGGGGGAGAATTCCTTCGTTGGGAACGGGGGGACAGTTCGATATCCTATATTCTGGGAGG GGGCATGAGCTTAATAAGCCTGTCGATGTTTATAATCTACTGGGCGGCCAAAGCACTTGTGAGAAGCAGAATGCAAAGATTGGATCTCTAGATAAGAACAATATATCTGAAAAATATAGTGCTCAGTTAGTGCTTAAAAATGGCGGTTCTACCATTAAAGGACTTAAAAAGCTGGATAATGTATCTAAATCAATTTTAAGGGAATTTTTGACACTGAACGATATTCAGAAGCTGTCATTTGCATTGAGAACCATTTTACACAA GTATTCTTTAAATGAAAGATTAAATGAAGTGGACAAATCAACTTTGATGATGGCTTTGTACTTTCATCCTCATAGGGATGAAAAGATTGGTGTTGGCGCACAAGACATAAAG GTTGGTAGCCACTCGAAGTATCAAAATACACGTTGCTTCGTATTGATACGATCAGATGGAACAACAGAAGATTTTTCTTACCACAAGTGTGTTTTAGGTGCTTTGGAGATCATTGCTCCTCATAGAGTAAAGGGTTATCAGTCGAAATGGATGCAAGAAAAGTTTGAGTGA